A genomic stretch from Sebastes fasciatus isolate fSebFas1 chromosome 23, fSebFas1.pri, whole genome shotgun sequence includes:
- the il17rel gene encoding interleukin-17 receptor E-like protein, translating to MVLWIALLMSHYCLGMNGAASESTGLERIETCGTRCSQGLHCRTKPDNWFPPACQNPAEGLNSSSVFHNISLSTVMSCERRQKCSLHLRIKTTLQRTESIHGVSICTVTAGMMADCRMISFRRESRERISGNQVEVENDCADISASQHVQVTVKTVPSYCGVTWTGTYDAPECISEDLRRHVPECITGRLSYDVNPQRKELSVSVSDMLEDHDYYLRLCHKDFICVGTGASALMKKGEPVKSATLPYSRPLPCLCIEGWSAVMDAPRVQVCPFKDRLEELWFGINFDPLEETLSWESACPVAAVVALCQKREDSVCVDLPHASRNVSREKITFSKVDPHPQLCMKFTAGSQSWTRCPFADTRFKAWEVVVTRRQGQEDVKMLSQITATFSVGLCVRSEGSTMCQITDTNTVHVEKHKAVDLNLAWEQCDSCLQVKRLDVKFGTTVIHCFEQCNETSPLRPVISGRASWDLAWVVVPAAVCVSGIITITLVLHVLLTVYRRRKQKINGGCISEKQTAPSSDCVVPVFENQPALHGRFLIPDSPQCGNTEKANLISD from the exons ATGGTCCTGTGGATTGCCCTGCTGATGTCTCACTATTGTTTGGGTATGAATGGAGCTGCATCAGAAAGCACAGGACTGGAGAGGATAGAGACATGTGGCACCAGGTGTTCTCAG gGTCTTCACTGCAGGACCAAGCCAGACA ATTGGTTTCCACCTGCGTGTCAGAACCCCGCTGAAGGTCTCAACTCCTCCTCAGTCTTCCACAACATCAGCCTCTCCACAGTCATGAGTTGTGAGAGGAGGCAGAAGTGCTCGCTACACCTCAGAATCAAAACCACATTACAACGTACTG AGTCCATCCATGGCGTGTCCATCTGCACCGTCACTGCAGGGATGATGGCCGACTGCCGAATGATCAGCTTCAGGAGAGAGTCGAGAGAAAGAATATCTGGAAATCAG GTGGAAGTTGAGAATGATTGCGCTGACATTTCTGCGAGCCAACACGTGCAAGtaacagtgaaaacagtgcCGAGCTACTGCGGCGTAACCTGGACAGGCACCTATGATGCTCCAG AATGCATCAGTGAAGATTTGCGAAGACACGTCCCAGAATGCATCA CTGGCAGGCTGTCATATGATGTAAACCCACAGAGGAAGGAGCTGAgcgtcagtgtgtcagacaTGCTGGAAGATCACGACTACTACCTCCGACTGTGTCATAAGGATTTCATCTGCGTTGGCACAGGGGCCAGTGCACTG ATGAAGAAGGGGGAACCCGTAAAGAGCGCCACCCTCCCCTACTCCCGACCTTTGCCCTGCCTCTGCATCGAG GGATGGTCAGCCGTGATGGACGCCCCCAGAGTCCAGGTCTGCCCCTTCAAAGACC GTCTCGAGGAGCTGTGGTTTGGAATTAATTTTGACCCACTTGAGGAGACGCTTTCATGGGAGTCCGCCTGTCCAGTGGCTGCTGTCGTCGCGTTGTGTCAGAAAAGAGAGGACAGCGTCTGCGTGGATCTGCCTCACGCCTCACGGAATGTCAGCAGAGAAAAG ATAACATTTTCCAAAGTGGATCCACACCCTCAGCTGTGCATGAAG TTCACTGCAGGCTCTCAGTCCTGGACCCGGTGCCCCTTTGCTGATACCAGATTCAAAG CATGGGAGGTGGTTGTGACGAGACGACAGGGTCAGGAAGACGTGAAGATGTTGTCACAGATAACCGCAACGTTTTCTGTGGGGCTGTGTGTGAGGTCTGAAGGGTCCACAATGTGCCAGATCACCGACACAAACACCGTGCATGTG GAGAAACATAAAGCTGTCGACTTAAACCTGGCATGGGAACAATGTGACTCTTGTCTCCAG GTGAAGAGGCTCGATGTGAAGTTTGGCACCACAGTcattcactgttttgagcaatgca ATGAAACATCACCCCTCAGACCCGTCATCTCCGGTCGAGCCTCTtgggacttggcttgggtcgTCGTACCTGCTGCCGTTTGCGTCTCTGGCATCATAACAATCACTCTGGTGCTCCACGTACTGTTAACCG TGTATCGGAGGaggaaacaaaaaataaatggagGCTGTATCTCTGAAAAGCAAACAG CTCCTTCTTCTGACTGTGTAGTCCCTGTATTTGAAAATCAACCTGCTCTCCATGGACGGTTCCTCATACCTGATTCACCGCAGTGTGGGAACACCGAGAAGGCCAACTTAATCTCTGACTGA